In Lytechinus variegatus isolate NC3 chromosome 12, Lvar_3.0, whole genome shotgun sequence, a single window of DNA contains:
- the LOC121424701 gene encoding homeobox protein EMX1-like, with protein MSAVELFRPPISGISTSTSSATSKSSCFTIESLVAKDTNHNNNNNHHHHHHRASPTPPSSPQAAATASTMESNSLASSPFTPPATSRHGGIIKPMPTEASFFTSLSGMKGLYHPEPIYHTAAASGPQSHVGPIQQQLGLAHHHNLAAAAAAAAAQHSHPALAGVFGAHGLGGPRRDGFGLYPWLLARNRFLAAGHRPFPGDLPNGGFFLQHPFRKPKRIRTAFSPSQLLRLENAFEKNHYVVGAERKQLAASLNLTETQVKVWFQNRRTKYKRIKSEEEGEQEPKKKGSHHVNRWRMETQQSIEDRE; from the exons ATGTCAGCGGTGGAGTTATTTCGACCGCCTATTAGCGGCATCTCGACATCAACCAGCAGCGCGACGTCGAAATCGAGTTGTTTCACGATAGAGTCACTTGTAGCAAAAGACACAAatcataacaacaacaacaaccaccatcaccatcatcatcgagCAAGTCCGACTCCTCCGTCATCACCGCAAGCTGCAGCTACGGCATCAACCATGGAATCGAACTCGTTAGCCTCGTCACCGTTCACGCCACCGGCGACGAGCCGGCATGGCGGGATCATCAAACCTATGCCCACCGAGGCATCATTCTTTACCTCGCTCAGCGGGATGAAGGGACTCTACCACCCAGAGCCTATCTATCACACCGCCGCCGCTAGCGGGCCACAGTCTCACGTCGGCCCGATCCAGCAACAACTCGGACTCGCGCATCATCATAATCTGGCAGCCGCCGCAGCAGCAGCGGCAGCCCAACATAGTCACCCGGCGCTTGCCGGTGTGTTCGGCGCACACGGTCTTGGTGGGCCGAGGCGTGATGGTTTTGGACTATATCCGTGGTTGCTAGCTAGGAATCGTTTTCTTGCCGCAGGTCACAGGCCATTCCCAG gTGATCTTCCAAACGGTGGATTCTTTCTCCAACACCCATTTAGGAAACCCAAAAGAATCAGGACAGCTTTTTCTCCCTCCCAGCTCCTCCGACTAGAAAATGCCTTCGAAAAAAACCATTATGTTGTAGGCGCGGAAAGAAAACAACTGGCAGCAAGTCTAAACCTTACAGAAACACAA GTCAAGGTATGGTTCCAGAACAGGAGGACAAAATACAAGCGAATTAAATCTGAAGAAGAAGGGGAACAAGAACCCAAAAAGaaaggatctcatcatgtcaatcGATGGAGAATGGAAACCCAGCAATCTATCGAAGATAGAGAATAA